A region from the Benincasa hispida cultivar B227 chromosome 8, ASM972705v1, whole genome shotgun sequence genome encodes:
- the LOC120083096 gene encoding uncharacterized protein LOC120083096, whose protein sequence is MNLAQADEERLLELQELEELRSEAYENSRTYKEKTKLIHDKGLVRKDFRVGPKVLLFNSHLQVMLGKLKSKCLGPFEVINVFPYGAMEIRSLDTRKEFKVNGHRLKFFNEGEVDLAHLGLVLASPSYNSVYPHPMWSKRR, encoded by the coding sequence ATGAACTTAGCTCAAGCCGATGAAGAAAGACTCCTTGAACTTCAAGAATTAGAAGAATTGAGATCTGAAGCCTATGAGAACTCTAGGACCTACAAGGAGAAAACAAAACTCATTCATGATAAGGGTCTCGTAAGGAAGGACTTTAGGGTTGGTCCAAAGGTTCTACTATTCAATTCACACCTCCAGGTCATGCTAGGTAAGCTTAAATCTAAGTGCCTTGGACCGTTTGaagttattaatgtttttccCTATGGTGCAATGGAGATAAGAAGTTTAGACACAAGAAAGGAATTTAAGGTAAATGGGCATCGTCTCAAATTCTTCAATGAAGGGGAAGTGGACCTTGCTCACTTGGGCTTGGTTTTGGCTTCACCCTCATACAATTCAGTCTATCCTCACCCAATGTGGAGTAAACGGCGATAA